One Chryseobacterium indoltheticum DNA segment encodes these proteins:
- a CDS encoding TAT-variant-translocated molybdopterin oxidoreductase — protein MASNKIQFRSIHELKDPALTGKLALKEFQEEIPVEDFLESAEKTDGTSRRDFLKILGFSTAAVTLAACEAPVIKTIPYVVKPHEIIPGIPNYYASTYFDGFDFASVLVKTREGRPIKIEPNPAAGDLGKTNARAQASVLSLYDNDKVKQPKLDGKDETFDKVDDFVLKGLNEAQSAGKKIVLLSQSFASPTFKKLFAEFKAKYPTAELVTYDAFPYSAALDAAQEVFGQRALPVYDLKGSELVVAFQADFLGDYNAASLETSYAAARVPGANMLRHIQVESNMSLTGANSDSRYRVKPSDVNKALVEVYNAIVTGSAPTSKVATEIVKELQAKGSKAVVLADGSKAAQVLAHLINQKLGSVAFTGKANFLKEFDKARYQEFLGWVNAGQVGVLITNNVDPIYSNNKGQDFKKSLAKVPYVIAVTDKKNEMYKAAKAVIPVANWLESWGDMEPQTGVYTLMQPTIQKIYKSRQIEESLLVWKNGKNNAANNYYDYLKASASSILGATSFNKALYNGVVPSNNATMLSYAGGNGAQAVAELGNFKASDLELVLYTKTSIGDGTQANNPWLQELPDPITRMSWDNYLTISTKDAERLGIENSLNARMQLDGSLVNLTVNGVKIENVPVFIQPGQADGSVGLALGYGKKDSGATADTGVNAYPLFDGSNLVISNVSIEKTGEEHEFAGVQLQNTLMGRYEIAKEVPLAQFINVPFDDEHKGWNKPLEYHTISGALPAGKIDLWDAFDDTDGPHFNLSVDLNSCTGCGACIIACQAENNVPVVGKEEIRMSRDMFWLRIDRYYSSEKKVTVYDGLKEGMAVPELYGSSVLGIEGALENPAENPDVIFQPVMCQHCNHAPCETVCPVAATSHSKQGQNHMAYNRCIGTRYCANNCPYKVRRFNWFTYNLNDKFDFNMNNDLGRMVLNPDVVVRTRGVMEKCSMCIQMTQTTILEAKKENRIVKDGEFQTACAKACSTGSLQFGDMNDKESHVRKLYSNNRRYHLLEEIGTKPNVFYHAKVRNRV, from the coding sequence ATGGCTTCAAACAAAATACAATTTAGAAGTATTCACGAACTTAAAGACCCTGCCCTAACCGGTAAGTTGGCTCTTAAAGAGTTCCAAGAAGAAATTCCGGTAGAAGATTTTCTGGAAAGTGCCGAAAAAACAGACGGTACATCCAGAAGAGATTTCCTGAAAATATTAGGATTCTCTACAGCAGCTGTAACATTGGCTGCCTGTGAAGCTCCGGTAATCAAAACGATTCCTTACGTAGTAAAACCACATGAGATTATTCCTGGGATTCCCAATTACTACGCTTCAACATATTTTGACGGTTTCGACTTCGCAAGTGTTTTAGTAAAAACAAGAGAAGGTAGACCCATCAAAATCGAACCGAACCCGGCAGCTGGTGATTTAGGTAAAACTAACGCAAGAGCTCAGGCAAGTGTACTTTCTCTTTATGATAACGATAAAGTAAAGCAACCTAAACTTGACGGTAAAGACGAAACTTTCGATAAAGTAGATGATTTCGTTTTGAAAGGATTAAACGAAGCTCAGTCTGCAGGTAAAAAGATTGTTCTTTTATCTCAGTCTTTCGCTTCACCTACATTCAAAAAATTATTTGCTGAATTTAAAGCAAAATATCCTACAGCTGAATTAGTAACATATGATGCTTTCCCTTACTCTGCAGCTTTAGATGCAGCTCAGGAAGTTTTCGGACAAAGAGCATTGCCGGTTTACGATCTTAAAGGATCTGAATTGGTGGTTGCTTTCCAGGCTGATTTCTTAGGAGATTATAATGCAGCTAGCTTAGAAACTTCTTATGCAGCAGCAAGAGTTCCGGGAGCAAACATGTTGAGACACATTCAGGTTGAATCTAATATGTCTTTAACGGGTGCGAACTCAGACTCTAGATACAGAGTAAAACCAAGTGATGTAAACAAAGCTTTGGTGGAAGTTTACAACGCTATCGTTACAGGATCTGCGCCAACAAGTAAAGTTGCTACAGAAATTGTAAAAGAATTACAGGCTAAAGGAAGCAAAGCGGTTGTTTTAGCTGACGGTTCTAAAGCTGCACAGGTTTTAGCACACTTAATTAACCAAAAATTAGGTTCAGTTGCTTTCACAGGTAAAGCAAACTTCTTAAAAGAATTTGATAAAGCAAGATACCAGGAATTTTTAGGATGGGTAAATGCAGGACAGGTTGGTGTATTGATTACAAACAACGTTGACCCTATCTATTCTAATAACAAAGGTCAGGATTTCAAAAAATCTTTGGCTAAAGTTCCTTACGTAATTGCGGTTACAGATAAGAAAAACGAAATGTATAAAGCAGCGAAAGCTGTAATTCCAGTAGCTAACTGGCTAGAATCTTGGGGCGATATGGAACCTCAGACTGGAGTTTATACATTGATGCAGCCAACAATCCAGAAAATCTACAAATCAAGACAGATCGAAGAATCATTATTGGTTTGGAAAAATGGTAAAAATAATGCTGCAAACAATTACTACGATTACTTAAAAGCAAGTGCATCTTCTATTTTGGGAGCTACTTCTTTCAACAAAGCTTTATATAATGGTGTTGTTCCTTCTAATAATGCAACGATGTTGTCTTATGCTGGTGGAAACGGTGCTCAGGCTGTCGCTGAATTAGGTAATTTTAAAGCTTCAGATTTAGAATTAGTACTTTATACAAAGACTTCTATCGGAGACGGTACTCAGGCAAACAACCCTTGGTTGCAGGAATTACCAGATCCTATTACAAGAATGTCTTGGGATAACTATTTGACTATTTCAACTAAAGATGCAGAAAGATTAGGAATAGAAAACAGTCTTAATGCAAGAATGCAGTTAGACGGTTCTCTAGTAAATCTTACAGTAAACGGAGTAAAAATAGAAAACGTACCAGTATTCATTCAGCCGGGTCAAGCAGACGGATCTGTTGGTTTAGCTTTAGGATATGGTAAAAAAGATTCTGGCGCTACTGCAGATACTGGAGTAAATGCTTATCCTCTATTTGACGGTTCAAACCTGGTTATTTCAAACGTTTCAATCGAGAAAACGGGTGAAGAACATGAGTTTGCAGGCGTACAGCTTCAGAATACATTAATGGGACGTTACGAAATTGCAAAAGAAGTTCCTTTAGCGCAGTTTATTAATGTACCTTTCGATGACGAACATAAAGGATGGAACAAGCCTTTGGAATATCACACCATCAGTGGAGCTCTTCCAGCAGGTAAAATTGACCTTTGGGATGCTTTTGATGATACAGATGGGCCTCACTTCAACTTATCAGTAGACTTAAACTCTTGTACGGGTTGTGGAGCATGTATTATTGCTTGTCAGGCAGAGAACAACGTTCCTGTAGTTGGTAAAGAAGAGATCAGAATGTCGAGAGATATGTTCTGGTTGAGAATTGACCGTTACTACTCATCTGAGAAAAAAGTTACTGTTTATGATGGTCTTAAAGAAGGAATGGCAGTGCCTGAACTTTACGGAAGCAGTGTATTAGGAATTGAAGGAGCATTAGAAAACCCAGCAGAAAATCCAGACGTGATCTTCCAGCCGGTAATGTGCCAGCACTGTAACCACGCTCCATGTGAAACTGTTTGTCCGGTAGCGGCAACTTCTCACAGTAAGCAAGGACAAAACCACATGGCTTACAACAGATGTATCGGTACAAGATATTGTGCTAACAACTGTCCTTACAAAGTAAGACGTTTCAACTGGTTTACATATAACCTGAATGACAAGTTCGACTTCAACATGAATAACGATCTTGGAAGAATGGTACTTAACCCGGATGTTGTTGTAAGAACAAGAGGGGTAATGGAGAAATGTTCAATGTGTATCCAAATGACTCAGACAACAATTCTTGAGGCTAAAAAGGAAAACAGAATTGTGAAAGACGGAGAGTTCCAGACAGCTTGTGCTAAAGCTTGTTCTACAGGATCACTTCAGTTTGGAGACATGAATGATAAAGAATCTCATGTTAGAAAACTATATTCTAACAACAGAAGATATCATTTACTTGAAGAGATAGGAACCAAACCAAATGTGTTCTATCACGCTAAAGTAAGAAATAGAGTATAA
- a CDS encoding c-type cytochrome encodes MISWRKHYKKGLIAIGLLLSTSASIYGQDGDPKNGEKLFKANCTACHALDKQVVGPALKGVVDRLKTEQGLDTDWLHKWIKDNKALRASGDKYANEVFEKFNKTEMQVFPNLADKDIDDILAYTTNPPVEEPKADPAATTATDTANAAPANNTTSSIVIISLIAIAGLLVWILVKLRQLVKLGQSEELTGLNETRVKSFSEIYEKYHYIGKGLLAVLAILATYGIWNWIMWIGVYKGYKPEQPIYFSHKIHAGENKIDCQLCHSSAKYGKVSEIPSMNVCMNCHRTISEYNGKYIEPGKDKAFYDGEIQKIYAATGWDAEKQQYTGKTTPVEWTRIHNMPDFVYFNHSQHVVAGEQAIINSFNKKNPDNKIDVVCKACHGKIDTMNVVQMANDFTMGWCIECHRTTEIDMNNGYNKEYFKNLHEKLKKQYPKDGGKITVDAIGGLECGKCHY; translated from the coding sequence ATGATTAGTTGGAGAAAGCATTATAAAAAAGGGCTGATTGCGATAGGTTTATTGCTATCAACAAGTGCTTCAATTTACGGGCAAGACGGCGATCCTAAAAATGGCGAAAAACTTTTTAAGGCAAACTGTACAGCATGTCACGCGTTAGACAAACAAGTCGTAGGACCTGCACTGAAAGGTGTGGTAGACCGATTGAAAACTGAGCAAGGACTTGATACAGATTGGCTTCACAAGTGGATTAAAGACAACAAAGCACTTAGAGCTTCAGGCGATAAGTATGCAAATGAAGTCTTTGAAAAATTTAATAAGACTGAAATGCAGGTCTTTCCTAATCTTGCAGATAAGGATATTGACGACATTTTAGCGTATACAACTAATCCTCCTGTTGAGGAGCCAAAAGCTGATCCTGCTGCAACTACTGCAACAGATACCGCAAACGCTGCACCAGCTAACAATACAACATCAAGTATTGTAATTATTTCACTTATTGCAATTGCAGGTTTACTGGTTTGGATCTTAGTTAAGCTAAGACAATTGGTAAAACTGGGGCAATCTGAGGAACTTACAGGACTTAACGAAACAAGAGTAAAGTCTTTCAGCGAAATCTACGAGAAATACCACTATATCGGTAAAGGTCTATTGGCTGTATTGGCCATTTTAGCGACTTACGGTATCTGGAACTGGATCATGTGGATTGGTGTTTACAAAGGGTATAAGCCTGAACAGCCTATCTATTTCTCTCACAAAATTCACGCTGGAGAAAACAAAATCGACTGCCAATTGTGTCACTCAAGTGCTAAATACGGTAAAGTATCTGAGATCCCTTCTATGAACGTTTGTATGAACTGTCACAGAACAATTTCAGAATACAACGGTAAGTACATCGAGCCAGGAAAAGACAAAGCATTCTACGACGGAGAAATCCAGAAGATTTATGCTGCAACAGGTTGGGATGCTGAAAAACAGCAGTACACCGGAAAAACTACTCCTGTAGAATGGACAAGAATCCACAACATGCCAGATTTCGTTTACTTTAACCACTCTCAACACGTAGTAGCAGGTGAGCAGGCGATTATCAATTCATTCAACAAGAAAAATCCAGACAACAAGATAGACGTAGTTTGTAAAGCTTGTCACGGAAAAATCGATACAATGAACGTTGTACAAATGGCAAACGATTTCACCATGGGATGGTGTATCGAATGTCACAGAACAACCGAAATTGATATGAACAACGGTTATAATAAAGAATACTTCAAGAATCTACACGAGAAGCTTAAAAAGCAATACCCGAAAGATGGTGGTAAAATCACTGTAGATGCAATTGGAGGTCTTGAGTGTGGTAAATGTCATTATTAA
- a CDS encoding SPOR domain-containing protein yields MKNFIKIFSLLSLMSFYTLEAQQVVKKDTLSGTELTITMDSRVSEALSAVEDRCAKTTATRVSSGIDDDAPAKPTKIYIPSRELTNAEICRKNPRILGFKIQVAIVKSNEEANEIKAYFRKRFPNLKVETDASLRPNYKILAGSYFSRQSAAADLARVKEYFKSATPIQYRVFCVEAK; encoded by the coding sequence ATGAAAAATTTCATCAAAATATTTTCGCTACTTTCTTTAATGAGTTTTTATACTCTTGAAGCACAGCAGGTTGTAAAGAAGGATACACTGTCTGGAACTGAACTTACGATAACGATGGATTCTCGTGTAAGTGAAGCTTTATCTGCAGTTGAGGATCGATGTGCGAAGACAACAGCAACAAGAGTTTCTTCGGGTATTGATGATGATGCTCCTGCAAAACCAACGAAAATATACATTCCTAGCCGTGAACTGACCAATGCAGAAATCTGCAGAAAAAATCCTAGAATATTAGGGTTTAAAATTCAGGTTGCAATAGTAAAAAGTAATGAAGAAGCTAATGAAATCAAAGCGTATTTCAGAAAAAGATTTCCAAACCTAAAGGTTGAAACGGATGCTTCTTTGAGACCAAATTACAAGATTTTGGCTGGAAGTTATTTCTCAAGACAAAGTGCTGCGGCCGATTTGGCCAGAGTAAAAGAATACTTTAAATCTGCAACACCTATTCAATACAGAGTGTTCTGTGTAGAGGCGAAATAA
- a CDS encoding DUF6080 domain-containing protein, translating into MSIKSKFFNFFKIVFPSSYIELGIFIFFITIYGLFGTYLAQHYRIIFDARIPWDGYFSFDNKAIVMSGGSFERHPLSYYFFNWIRELAFYISDGKTGSNFRLTLAWLSNITISLSLIQIYKYLKNIILLPIGLNLLIVAFFSIFSTNILLSFTPETYTYTLFLLVLFNYYTAIKLRKDKKIAGSALVLAGVTIGGLTVTNIVKVFIPIAFEKGIFKSWKKFGNAAFRVAITCVTFILLYLYRIDFKYKNILSKSGEQYEKFSNVKSTPTWDMIYSYFFGGSILFPSFFIREKHNMKGFYYKALFMDVYTSIIPYLFIGLLLGLILWSYFKNFKNKLVQIIMLSLVVDILIHCVFRFGLHTSYIYGGHFVFVFPIMLGWLFFSYKESPKMMSFFTSVIGIMFVYLLLNNYMRMWEFYDFVNQFYR; encoded by the coding sequence GTGTCAATTAAATCAAAATTTTTCAACTTTTTTAAAATTGTATTTCCTTCTTCTTACATCGAATTGGGAATATTTATTTTTTTTATCACCATTTATGGTTTATTCGGAACCTATTTGGCACAACATTACCGAATTATTTTTGATGCAAGAATTCCTTGGGACGGCTATTTCAGTTTTGATAATAAAGCGATCGTAATGAGCGGCGGAAGTTTCGAAAGGCACCCTTTGTCCTATTATTTTTTCAATTGGATTAGGGAGCTAGCTTTTTATATTTCAGATGGAAAAACAGGTAGTAATTTCAGACTGACATTGGCCTGGTTGAGTAACATCACCATCAGTTTAAGCTTAATTCAGATTTATAAATATTTAAAAAATATCATCCTTCTTCCGATAGGGTTAAACCTGTTAATTGTTGCTTTTTTCAGTATTTTTTCAACTAATATTTTATTGTCATTCACACCGGAAACCTACACTTACACTTTGTTTTTACTGGTTTTATTTAATTATTATACCGCAATAAAATTACGAAAAGACAAAAAAATCGCAGGTTCAGCTTTAGTATTGGCGGGAGTTACAATCGGAGGATTAACAGTGACAAATATTGTAAAAGTTTTTATACCAATTGCCTTTGAAAAAGGCATTTTTAAAAGCTGGAAAAAATTTGGCAATGCAGCTTTCAGAGTTGCAATAACATGCGTAACTTTTATTTTGCTTTACCTTTACCGAATAGATTTTAAGTACAAAAATATCCTTTCAAAATCGGGAGAGCAATACGAGAAATTTTCTAATGTAAAATCTACTCCGACTTGGGATATGATTTACTCGTATTTCTTTGGCGGAAGTATTCTCTTTCCAAGCTTTTTTATCCGCGAAAAACACAACATGAAAGGGTTTTATTACAAAGCGCTTTTCATGGATGTTTATACTTCAATCATCCCCTATTTATTTATTGGATTACTTTTAGGACTGATTTTGTGGAGCTATTTTAAGAACTTCAAGAATAAACTGGTACAGATTATCATGCTTTCTTTGGTAGTTGATATTTTAATTCATTGCGTCTTTAGATTTGGTCTTCATACTTCTTACATTTACGGCGGGCATTTCGTTTTTGTGTTTCCGATTATGTTGGGGTGGCTCTTTTTTTCATACAAAGAATCTCCAAAAATGATGTCATTTTTCACATCAGTCATTGGAATCATGTTTGTCTATTTACTCCTGAATAATTACATGAGAATGTGGGAATTCTATGATTTTGTCAATCAATTTTACAGATGA
- a CDS encoding T9SS type A sorting domain-containing protein — translation MKKVLLSAFALMVSSSAFSQYWSTQNTGFSTPSRGISGMEVYDANTAWAFAYDGAPLNPNNPPIIQEFTKTSNGGTTWTSGAINVGNPALTITNISGVSGTTAWVGALLSTASDGLGAVYKTVNGGATWTAQQAFSTAGESYLNFVHGFDANSAIAGGDPQGGGYELYTTANGGTSWTRVPAANVPAPLNNEYGYNAGYYAVGNNIFFYTNKGRIYKSTDKGLNWTIAFTGSTYSLNDFGGATISGDMAWSDANRGIVFKKTYNTATPPAQTALAIYRTTDGGTTWSIVTFTGITAANNINDITYVPGTNILVATSSSPTTGGSWKSLDNGSTWSALDTGVQHLNVRCSDASTCYSGGFNTSATVGGMFKSSQNLGVADTRKAINVLSMYPNPTKGEVNIKTDKKIKSTTVLDLSGKVVATGSSEKVNLSGFTKGTYLITVEFADGSTKTEKIIKD, via the coding sequence ATGAAAAAAGTTCTACTTTCTGCTTTTGCACTAATGGTTAGTTCATCAGCATTTTCTCAGTATTGGTCTACTCAAAATACTGGCTTCTCAACACCATCACGAGGTATTTCCGGAATGGAAGTATATGACGCCAATACAGCCTGGGCTTTTGCTTATGACGGAGCTCCTTTAAATCCAAATAACCCACCAATTATTCAGGAATTTACTAAAACATCGAACGGAGGTACTACCTGGACTTCAGGTGCTATAAATGTTGGGAATCCTGCTTTAACAATCACCAACATTTCGGGTGTTAGCGGAACTACAGCTTGGGTGGGTGCTTTATTATCTACAGCATCTGACGGATTAGGTGCAGTTTACAAAACAGTAAATGGGGGCGCGACATGGACGGCTCAGCAAGCTTTTTCAACAGCTGGCGAATCATATTTAAACTTTGTTCATGGCTTTGATGCCAATAGTGCTATTGCTGGTGGCGACCCACAAGGTGGCGGATATGAGCTTTACACAACTGCTAATGGAGGAACCTCTTGGACAAGAGTGCCTGCTGCCAATGTTCCAGCTCCACTCAATAATGAGTATGGTTACAATGCCGGATATTATGCAGTTGGAAATAATATCTTCTTTTACACAAACAAAGGAAGAATTTACAAATCAACTGATAAAGGTCTAAATTGGACTATTGCATTTACCGGTTCTACATATTCTCTTAATGATTTTGGCGGAGCAACAATAAGTGGAGACATGGCTTGGAGTGATGCAAACCGAGGTATTGTCTTTAAGAAAACATATAATACTGCGACTCCTCCAGCTCAAACAGCCTTAGCAATTTACAGAACTACTGACGGAGGAACAACCTGGTCTATTGTGACGTTTACAGGAATTACAGCAGCAAATAATATCAACGACATAACTTATGTTCCCGGTACTAACATTTTAGTGGCAACCAGCTCTAGCCCAACAACAGGCGGATCATGGAAAAGCTTAGATAACGGTTCTACTTGGTCAGCTCTTGATACTGGAGTACAGCATCTAAACGTTAGATGTTCTGATGCCAGCACATGTTATTCTGGAGGATTTAACACATCAGCTACTGTTGGCGGAATGTTTAAATCATCTCAAAATTTAGGTGTTGCGGATACTCGTAAAGCAATCAACGTTTTATCGATGTATCCTAACCCGACAAAAGGAGAAGTAAACATCAAAACTGATAAGAAAATAAAATCAACGACTGTATTAGACTTATCAGGAAAGGTAGTTGCAACAGGCAGCTCAGAAAAAGTAAACTTAAGTGGATTCACAAAGGGAACTTACTTAATTACAGTAGAGTTTGCTGATGGCAGCACAAAAACAGAAAAAATCATTAAAGATTAA
- a CDS encoding protein adenylyltransferase SelO, translating to MNIDKITQPFTEIFPGDFSGNTIQRNTPKVLFSTVDPVGFENPELIIFNEKLSEEIGLGKFNKDDLNFLAATNLPKNVKTYSTAYAGHQFGNWAGQLGDGRAILAGEITNEAGETNEIQWKGAGATPYSRHADGRAVLRSSVREYLMSEAMHHLGIPTTRALSLCFTGEEVVRDMMYSGNPQNEKGAVVVRTAESFLRFGHFELMSAQKEIKTLTELTDFTIKNYFKNITSQGEQKYKDFFSEVCTKTADLMVEWFRVGFVHGVMNTDNMSILGLTIDYGPYSMMDEYDLNFTPNTTDLPGRRYAFGKQGQISQWNLWQLANALFPLIKDEKFLEETLNSYGNYFWKAHDKMLCRKFGFDELKKEDEEFFINWQGLMQELQFDYTLLFNLLEKLESISDIKTDFQKISYGFLDDAKIEKLEDFIQIYSLRLKANTISKEESLDLMRKTNPKFLLRNYLLFECIEEINNGRTELLQKLTKALENPYEEIFPEFSVTRPPNYDDISGCSMLSCSS from the coding sequence ATGAATATCGACAAGATTACCCAGCCTTTTACCGAGATTTTTCCAGGAGATTTTTCAGGGAATACTATTCAGCGAAATACCCCAAAAGTTCTTTTTTCAACCGTTGATCCGGTTGGCTTTGAAAATCCTGAATTGATTATTTTTAATGAAAAACTTTCAGAAGAAATAGGTTTGGGAAAATTCAATAAAGATGATCTTAATTTTTTAGCGGCAACCAATTTACCCAAAAATGTAAAAACTTATTCTACCGCTTACGCAGGGCATCAATTTGGAAACTGGGCAGGCCAATTAGGAGACGGCCGTGCAATTCTTGCTGGAGAAATCACTAATGAAGCAGGGGAAACAAACGAAATTCAATGGAAAGGAGCCGGAGCAACACCTTATTCCCGTCACGCAGATGGAAGAGCCGTTCTAAGATCTTCCGTTCGTGAATATCTGATGAGTGAAGCAATGCATCATTTGGGAATCCCGACAACAAGAGCTTTGAGTTTATGTTTTACAGGTGAAGAAGTTGTGCGAGACATGATGTACAGCGGAAACCCTCAGAACGAAAAAGGCGCAGTCGTGGTAAGAACGGCAGAAAGTTTTCTTCGTTTTGGGCATTTTGAATTAATGTCTGCTCAGAAAGAAATAAAAACACTTACCGAGCTAACAGATTTTACAATTAAAAATTATTTTAAAAATATAACTTCTCAAGGCGAACAAAAATATAAAGATTTTTTCAGTGAAGTCTGTACAAAAACAGCCGATTTAATGGTCGAATGGTTTAGAGTTGGCTTTGTACACGGAGTGATGAATACAGATAATATGTCGATTTTAGGTTTAACAATCGATTACGGACCTTATTCGATGATGGATGAATATGATCTTAATTTCACACCCAATACAACTGATTTACCCGGAAGAAGATATGCTTTTGGAAAACAGGGACAGATCTCACAATGGAATCTTTGGCAACTTGCCAACGCACTTTTTCCTTTGATAAAAGATGAAAAGTTTTTAGAAGAAACATTAAATTCTTACGGAAATTATTTTTGGAAGGCTCACGATAAAATGTTGTGCAGAAAATTTGGTTTTGATGAATTGAAAAAAGAGGATGAAGAATTTTTCATCAACTGGCAAGGTTTGATGCAGGAACTTCAATTTGATTATACCTTATTATTTAATCTTTTAGAAAAACTTGAAAGCATTTCAGACATCAAAACAGATTTTCAGAAAATATCTTACGGCTTTTTGGATGATGCTAAAATTGAAAAGCTCGAAGATTTTATACAAATTTATTCTCTTCGATTAAAAGCTAACACTATTTCAAAAGAAGAGTCATTAGATTTAATGAGAAAAACAAATCCAAAATTCCTACTCAGAAATTATCTTCTTTTTGAATGTATTGAAGAAATAAATAATGGTAGAACTGAATTATTACAAAAACTGACAAAAGCTCTTGAAAATCCATATGAAGAAATTTTCCCTGAATTTTCGGTAACAAGACCTCCAAATTATGACGATATTTCAGGATGTTCAATGTTATCTTGTAGTTCTTAG